The sequence below is a genomic window from Nicotiana tomentosiformis chromosome 6, ASM39032v3, whole genome shotgun sequence.
AATGACCAACATGGAAATGAACAAATTGTCGAGCAGGATGCTGTGAAGCAGTTAATTACTGAGTACGTGAATGATGCTCTCCAGGCTTTCATTAGGGGACTACCAGCTGTGCCACCCATACCTCCACCAAACAATACTGCAACTGTGGAACTTCCATGGTCAGGGTTGGTTAATTGTGTAAGCGGAGGAACTCCCAACAAGTCACGTGATGGGAGACCAGGTACGCCTAATAATTCTGATTTACAAACTTTAATACTAACCTTGCAGAAATAGGTAAAAGAACAAAACGACCGTATTGAGCAAATACCCGGCGTACCACATGTGATCAAAGGAGTtgatttcaacaaatattcacaacAACCATGAAAACCAAGCACAGCTCCATTACCAATTCCCAAAAAAATCAAAATGCCTGACATCCCAAAATACGATGGAACAACCGATCCACGTGACCACGTCACTGCATTCACCACGGGAGTAAAAGAcaatgatttaaccaagcaggAGATTGAATCTGTGCTGGTCAAAAAGTTTGGGGAAACACTTACTAAAGGAGCGTTAACATGGTACtctcttttacctgaaaattATATCGACTCTTTTGCTGAGCTTGTAGatctatttataaaagcacactcAGGCGCACAAAAAGTTAAAAAGAGAATGGAGGATATATTCAAAGTAAAGCAAGGAGATACAGAATTGCTTCGTGAATTCGTAGACAGATTCTAACGTGAAAGAATGCTGCTACCAAGAGTACCCGATAATTGGGCAGCCATGGCATTTGCAAGCAATTTAAACGAAAAAAGTCCAAAAGCTACGATGAGGCTTAAAGAGAGCCTACGAGAATTCCCTGCCATGACATGAAATGATGTCTATAATAGGTACAGTACCAAATTACGAATCGAAGAAGATATCGTAGCTCAGTCAAGGGTTGAAGAAAAAACAGGTTCAAGGCGGTCGGAATCTGAGAAGAGGTCCGGTAAGAATAGGTACGAGCCTTATATGGGACCTTCGGGGAGAGAAGCTCGTTCCAAATTCAAAAACGTGTGGGCTGATCACAGGTTCGCAAATAGAGATTCAGGTTCGTCATTGTCGAGATTCAGCAAAGATCGAGGTGAACGCAACAGAGATGCTAATACAAACGCAAGGATTGGGGACTACAATTTAAACGTAAGTACCTCCGAGTTGGTCGTTGTTTTAAGAAGCATGGGGGATAAGGTACGATGGCCTAAAGAGATGAGATCAAATCCAAATAGAAGAAACCCAGACTTTTGGTGCGAGTTCCATAATGACCATGGCCATAGAACATCAGACTGCAGATTATTACAAGGTGAGGTGGAACATTTATTGAAGCAGGGCTATCTGACGGAATTATTCAGCGAGAAAGGCAAACAAGCTTACATGAAAAATAGGCAAGAGCCCCCAAAACCTCTATCTCCAAAGAGAACAGTAAATGTGATAAACGGCGGAGAAGAAGTCAACGGCGTAACCTATACAACTGCGAGAAAAACAACAAAGTTCACAATAACTCACGGGAAGCGAACTCGCCAAACTCTGGAAGACGGCAACATAACCTTTGATGATGCAGATGCCGATGGATTAATGattcctcacaatgatgcacttgtaatatctttacttatacatgatactaatgtaaaacgagttttgattgaccCAGGTAGCTCCGTGAACATCATTCTATTACGAGTGGTGAACGAAATGCTGATGGGCGATCGTGTAGTTCCAAATGCACGTTCCTTATCTGGGTTTGATAACTCAACCGTTGTTACAAAGGGCGAGATTGAACTAAGCACATACGCATAAGGGGtcatcaaagaaataaaatttcaagtgatagacacggatatggcctataatgtgattcttgggaggccgtggattcatgatatggatgtTGTGCCATCCACATTACATCAGGTTATCAAATTCCCTTCAAAATGGGGAATTCAACAAATTCGAGGAAATCAACAAACTTCAAGGAGCATCAATTCGGTGATGCAGCCAAGTAAAAAAGATACGAGTGCAAGTCAAAATGATGCGGGTGTAAGTGATAAAGATGCGGTAAATCAAATTTCAATAGAAACTGTATCAAAACAAACAGACGTGGACTCTAGACCAGATGTAATTCAAGAGCCAGTGGAGAGCGAAAACATTAAAACAACGATTGAGGAGCTTGAAGCTGTTCCACTTTTCGAACAATGGCCAGATCGAAGAATTCATATCGGAGCAAGGTTAAACCCAGAAAGgagaggtaagttaattgaatatttaaaagctaacgcGGATTGTTTTGTATGGTCCtattcagatatgacaggtatacctccAAAGGTGATGACTCATAAATTAAATGAAGATCCATCATTCATACCTGTCAAACAAAAGAAGAGGAATCAAGGATcattcaaaaatcaagtgatcaATGAAGAAGTACAGAAACTCTTAAAGATCGGTTTAATACGCGAGGTAAAATATCCTAATTGGTTAGCTAATACTGTGGTAGTTCTGAAAAAGAACGGTAAACTGAGAGTTTGTATAGATTACACTGACTTAAATAAAGCATGCTCGAAGGATTCATTCCATTTACCACATAT
It includes:
- the LOC138894793 gene encoding uncharacterized protein; this encodes MGPSGREARSKFKNVWADHRFANRDSGSSLSRFSKDRGERNRDANTNARIGDYNLNVSTSELVVVLRSMGDKVRWPKEMRSNPNRRNPDFWCEFHNDHGHRTSDCRLLQGEVEHLLKQGYLTELFSEKGKQAYMKNRQEPPKPLSPKRTVNVINGGEEVNGVTYTTARKTTKFTITHGKRTRQTLEDGNITFDDADADGLMIPHNDALVISLLIHDTNVKRVLIDPGSSVNIILLRVVNEMLMGDRVVPNARSLSGFDNSTVVTKGEIELSTYA